A region from the Candidatus Thorarchaeota archaeon genome encodes:
- a CDS encoding SDR family oxidoreductase, giving the protein MDLHLDGRYFLVTAASRGLGFGVAQALVAEGASVTICSRNEKSLQTAVASLGDRASYVVADLTRPDDIVSLIANVRETAGRLDGLFVNAGGPPPGPFESLSDHDWQSAFDLNLMSAVRLTRESLPLLRDSDAPSILYSTSISVKEPIDNLLLSNAVRPAVIGMMRTLARELAPDPIRVNAVCPGYVRTDRVKELLSKSPSREAEIVRDIPLGRMGTPEEFGAFCAFLLSPAASYVHGAVLLIDGGLYHGMM; this is encoded by the coding sequence CTCGGGTTTGGTGTTGCCCAAGCGCTCGTTGCTGAAGGCGCCTCCGTGACCATCTGTAGCCGGAATGAGAAGTCGCTCCAGACTGCTGTTGCCTCACTTGGCGATCGGGCAAGCTATGTGGTCGCCGACCTGACCCGCCCTGATGATATAGTCTCGTTGATCGCAAATGTGCGCGAGACCGCCGGACGGCTTGATGGCCTCTTTGTCAATGCTGGTGGTCCTCCCCCGGGCCCCTTTGAGTCCCTCTCGGATCACGATTGGCAGTCGGCCTTTGACCTCAATCTCATGAGTGCCGTGCGGCTCACACGAGAATCGCTTCCCCTGCTTCGGGACTCGGATGCACCATCCATTCTGTACAGTACCTCGATCTCAGTAAAGGAACCGATCGATAACCTGTTGTTGTCCAATGCCGTCCGTCCAGCCGTCATCGGAATGATGCGTACGCTTGCACGGGAGCTTGCCCCCGATCCGATCCGGGTCAATGCCGTCTGTCCGGGATATGTCCGTACGGACCGTGTGAAGGAACTCCTGTCCAAGAGTCCCTCGCGCGAGGCTGAGATCGTCCGCGATATCCCCCTTGGCCGAATGGGTACTCCCGAGGAGTTTGGCGCGTTTTGTGCGTTCCTCCTCAGTCCGGCAGCTAGCTATGTGCATGGGGCGGTCCTCCTCATCGATGGCGGGCTCTATCACGGTATGATGTGA
- a CDS encoding HEAT repeat domain-containing protein: MTELIESLVDAIERGDHAGAAEYISEHEAQFVEELGRLFGAGDTYTKTKQFILDIVDHLPDRAAIEIIRLAIRDRNPRLHLKGLQALYRSRLDILNAEVAEILDLQDAEFESKKWVLHILASTDPQGHGQRIRRIVRDREEEVGLRREAIFALTNVADDESIGTLCAVLGDPDEEVRQAAAWSLAKISIPEATCCLLAALEDRASQVRDWAIRGLRDMDDTRALQGLANAIRTFEPEEQVRLIRLVAEKRSEIILRAITEALESPNIDVRREAVWALGVTPYPPAAANLERLIEDEDVQIRTYAQRALERIAQRDLWNLGHDEE, translated from the coding sequence GTGACCGAGTTGATAGAGAGCCTTGTTGATGCTATAGAACGTGGCGATCATGCTGGTGCAGCTGAGTATATCAGTGAACATGAGGCACAGTTCGTAGAGGAACTTGGCCGCCTGTTTGGGGCTGGCGATACGTACACCAAGACCAAACAGTTTATTCTAGACATAGTGGATCACCTCCCTGATAGAGCTGCCATCGAGATCATTCGGTTGGCGATCAGAGACCGCAACCCACGATTGCACCTAAAGGGGTTACAGGCACTCTACAGAAGCAGGCTCGACATTCTCAATGCGGAGGTCGCAGAGATTCTGGATCTGCAAGATGCAGAGTTTGAGAGCAAAAAGTGGGTTCTCCACATCTTGGCCAGTACGGACCCACAGGGACATGGGCAACGGATTCGAAGGATCGTCCGTGACAGAGAGGAGGAGGTCGGTCTTCGGCGGGAGGCAATCTTTGCACTCACGAACGTGGCCGATGACGAGAGTATTGGAACCCTGTGTGCAGTACTGGGAGACCCTGATGAAGAGGTGCGGCAGGCTGCTGCATGGTCCTTGGCAAAGATCTCAATACCAGAGGCCACCTGCTGCCTTCTTGCAGCCTTAGAGGACAGGGCAAGTCAAGTCCGTGACTGGGCGATCAGAGGACTCAGGGACATGGATGACACACGGGCACTCCAGGGCCTGGCGAATGCGATCAGGACCTTCGAACCAGAGGAACAGGTGCGACTCATCAGGCTGGTCGCGGAGAAACGGTCAGAGATCATACTCCGGGCAATAACGGAGGCCCTTGAGTCACCAAATATTGATGTCAGGCGTGAGGCGGTCTGGGCGCTTGGTGTGACACCGTATCCGCCAGCTGCGGCAAATCTGGAGCGCCTGATAGAGGATGAGGATGTACAGATACGCACATACGCTCAGAGAGCGCTAGAGCGTATCGCCCAGAGGGACCTGTGGAATCTCGGGCATGATGAGGAATGA
- a CDS encoding SIS domain-containing protein produces the protein MVSNFVEQCGRALHLQERTIPKALAGGSETETDIIQDKRLIVLTGCGDSYAVAEYGAWALLQEGFNALAMPAPDVRRIHLDERCLVIGITASGRSLATIDAVKVAAHQGAHILALTDNGQGEINNVVEDRWLTETGVETYDIIPTAPTTAAMAFLLGVAGQLKSERYERDLQSVKREMGVIFHAAEGEGRVISELISTEQKAYFISEGPNFVAAQLGMMKMNETSLTQGIAVQREEFQHYGSLPTQEGDLAVLIADTPTTERDIAFVRVLWERLGLRSYHLHAPSTPTIETPLAQALVNTITLQFAVYHALRRYAPEKEWFRLPHARAFKIY, from the coding sequence ATGGTGAGTAATTTTGTCGAGCAGTGTGGACGAGCGTTGCACCTGCAGGAGAGGACAATCCCCAAGGCCTTAGCAGGTGGGAGCGAGACTGAGACGGACATCATTCAAGACAAAAGATTGATCGTTTTGACAGGTTGTGGTGACTCGTATGCAGTCGCGGAGTATGGAGCGTGGGCCCTGCTACAGGAGGGATTCAATGCGCTGGCAATGCCGGCACCGGATGTACGGCGCATTCATCTTGATGAGCGGTGCCTGGTGATCGGGATCACAGCATCCGGGAGGAGCCTTGCGACAATTGATGCAGTAAAGGTTGCAGCGCACCAGGGGGCACACATACTGGCACTCACGGACAACGGGCAAGGAGAGATCAACAACGTTGTAGAGGACCGCTGGCTGACAGAGACAGGCGTGGAGACCTACGACATCATCCCGACTGCACCGACCACCGCCGCGATGGCATTCCTTCTAGGAGTTGCGGGACAGCTCAAGAGCGAACGGTATGAGAGAGACTTGCAGAGTGTGAAGAGAGAAATGGGAGTCATCTTTCATGCCGCAGAGGGGGAGGGGCGAGTGATCTCCGAACTGATCAGTACGGAGCAGAAGGCATATTTCATCTCTGAGGGGCCGAACTTTGTGGCTGCGCAGCTGGGAATGATGAAGATGAACGAGACCTCCCTCACACAGGGGATCGCAGTCCAGAGAGAGGAGTTTCAGCATTATGGGAGCCTTCCGACACAGGAGGGGGATCTGGCAGTCCTGATAGCCGACACGCCGACCACTGAGAGGGACATTGCCTTTGTGCGAGTCCTGTGGGAGAGACTGGGACTCAGGTCGTATCACCTCCACGCGCCCAGTACACCAACAATAGAGACCCCTCTTGCGCAGGCGCTCGTGAACACTATCACGCTTCAGTTTGCAGTCTATCATGCGCTCAGAAGATATGCTCCCGAGAAGGAGTGGTTCCGTCTACCTCATGCGAGGGCGTTCAAGATTTACTAG